In the Clostridium cellulovorans 743B genome, GATAGTACCTGCTAATGGAGTTCCAAATACTGACCCAAAGCCACTGCTGATTCCACACATCAATATTATTCTTCTATCAGTTTTATCAAGCTTAAGAATTTTACCTATGTATTCTGCTATACTTCCACCTATCTGTACAGCAGTTCCTTCTCTTCCAGCAGAACCACCAAATAAATGAGTGATTATTGTACCGATGAAAACCAAAGGTGCCATTCTTAAAGGTATTCCGTTATCTCCTCCATGAATCTGATCTAGGATCAAATTGTTACCTTGTGATGACGTTTTTCCATATTTAGAATATAAAAAGCTAACAAAGGCGCCTGCTAGTGGAAGAAGAAATAGTAACCAAGGATGATTAAGTCGTGTATTGGTCACAAGATTTAAACTTTCTAGGAATAGTGCTGATAATGAACCGACAACTATTCCTACGATACTTGCTATAGCAGTCCATTTTATTAAGTTAGCCAATAGCGCTACATGATGTACTTTCTCTACGGACAAGAAAAACTTTTCTTTTATCTCTGACATAAAAACCTCCTAAGAAATATTCATAAAAAACTCCTACAGGTATCCTTGACCATTACCTGTAGGAGTCATTAGCATCAAGCGATTAAGGTGAACTCCATCACCTATAAATTTTAACTAAATACTATCATATATCACAATTTTATTCAATGTTTAATAAAGACTTCGATTATTTATAAGATATAACTTTATTTATCAAAAGCTAACTTATTATCTAGGATGCATCATACTTACCAAAAGTTTAGCTCACTATCTAGAATGCATCATATTTATTAAAAATTTCGTTTACTATCTAAGCATCATCTGGTTTATTGAAAAGTTGGCTTATTATCTAGATTGTCGTCTTCCTCATCATTTGGGTTGCTTCTTAAGTATTCTCTACCATTTCTTGATTTTGCAACATTGACTCCTTCAATTAAATGTTCTTTTGCCATGGTTATTATCTCATTTATTGGATATACATTTCCGTTTTCAAGCATTACGTATATTATGTCTCCTTGGGTATTCTTTTTTACTTTTATAATCTTAGACTTATCACTCATATTAACACCTCACATTTATTTTTATATAGTATTTGTAATGAGGGAATTATTATTCTTATGGTGAACAGCAGTTTATTCACAAATTGTAGATATTAGATAGGAAAAGAAAATCGTAACTTTCATTACATTTTAAAGAAAAGGCTGAGCTGTTTTTGAAACCATAATAAGGTATTTGAGGGAAAGTATAAATTTATAGTAATGTAGCTAAAGATATATGTGTTGATATCGATAGATATAAAGAATGTGAAAAAAGTCGAATAAACAACAGGAGGAAGAAATTATGTCGAACGGTATTAAAGAAAAAAAGACATTCAGAATAAGTATAAAACAGAAGTTAATGGGAATATTCTCTATAATAATTTTATTGATGTCTGCAGAGGTAATGTTATTAGTTTACAATTCTATGCAAACAAAGAACAAGTATGAAAATGTATTAGAGGATATTAATACAGCTAACAAAATTGGAGATCAAATTACTAGTGTAAATAAAGAACTTCTTGATGTACAATTTGGAAGCAAGAAGCTATCAGAAGCAAAATATAGAGAGACTATAGAAGAAATAAAAGCGGAATCAAAAGCTATACTTCAGTCACAGGGAAATGATAACTCAAAGATTTCGATGTATCAGATATATAAACTGATGGATTCTGTAAGTAAGAGTATAGATTTAACTGAGGCAAGTATTAATGCAAATAAAAAAGACGAGGCAATTAAGAATTCTCAAAATGTTGGAGACATTGTAACTTATGTAAAGGGATATTCCCAAAAGTATGTTTTACAAGCTGCTAAAAATAGTGAAATATTAAAAGAACAGATAGCTACGGAGTACAGAAAAGCATCTATAGTAGGTTCTATTTTATTTATCTTTATCTTAGGTATTGCAATTAGTAGTGTAGCATTATTATCCTACAGTTTTATAAAACCGATAGAAGAGTTGAAGAATAAAGCCACTGAAATTTCTAAAAATAACTTAATGATAGATAAGGTTAATGTAAAAACTAAAGATGAATTATATGACCTAGCAGGTGCTTTTAATAACATGGTTGATAATTTTAAAAGTATTATCCATAAAATTAATGATGCTACCACCAATATTAGCTCGACATCTTTGGAGTTAAATAACACTTCAAGTCAAAATGGTGCTGTTACTGAAGAAATTAGTGCTACTTCCATTGAAATAGTTTCAAGTGTAAATATGCAAAACGAAAAGGTTATGGATACTGTTGAAAATCTTAACAAGATGTTCCAAGTTTCACAAGATATCAATCAGAGTTCTATAAAAATCTTAGAGAGTGCTAATAATTCAGTTGCCATTGCTGATGAAGGTAATAAAAATATAAGCGAATTCTTAAGCCAGCTTGAAATAATAAAGAATTCTGCTAATGATACTTCACGTATAACAGATAATCTGAATTCAAGAGCCAAGGAAATGAATTCTATAGTAAATACTATCACGTCTATAGCTAGTCAAACTAATCTGCTTGCACTAAATGCGGCTATAGAGGCAGCAAGAGCTGGAGAAAGTGGTAGAGGTTTTGGCGTTGTTGCAGAAGAAATAAGAAAATTAGCAGAAGAGTCCAATGATTCTGCGGAAAAAATTGGTAAGATAGTTGAAAACTTTAAGTTCGAAGCTGATAATATAAATGATAAAATGAATGAAAGTATTACACAAATATCTATAGGTAATGATATTGCTGAAAACACAATGAAAAACTTCAAGAATATATCTGAAGTTAACAACAGTGTAGAACGTGATGTTCATGAAATATCAATTCAAATTAAAGATTTTATTGCAATGATAAATGACATCTCAAATAGGATGAATGAAGTAAATGACATCTCAAATTCTAATTATAGGTCAAGTTCAGAAATATCTGAAGCAATTAATCAGCAAGCAGAAAGTATGATGTCACTTATTGATCTTGCATCAGAATTAAGTAACTTAGCTGAAGGGTTAGATGGTACTATAAAAGACTTTAAACTATAAAGATTATTTTATACAGAAGGAGATACGAAAATGTTAAAAAAAGTAATATCGATATCGATGCTGATGATTGGTATATTAAGTTTTTCGGGATGTAGTAATAAGACCGAAGGCAACACATATATAGATATGATTGAAAATAAAAATACAAGTGTAAAAACTTTATTTCTAGCTGAATCTCAAGCACCTGAATACCCTACAACTAAGGGTGATTATGAATTTGCTAGACTAGTAAAAGAAAAAACAGATGGAAGAATAAATATACAGGTTGTTACTAATTCTGAACTAGGGTCAGAAAAAGATACTATAGCACAGACGCGAATGGGTGCTATTGATTTTACAAGAGTAAGTGCTACGCCGCTATCTAATTACTCAAAAATTATGACTGTGTTATCTTTACCATATCTATATAGAGATGAAGACCATTTGTGGGCTGTATTATCTAGTGATATCGGACAGCGGGCTTTTAACGATATTGAAAAGGTAGGATTAGTTGGATTGACTTACTATGATTCTGGAGCAAGAAGCTTTTATAATAATAAAAAAGAAATTAAATCAGTGGCAGATTTAAGTGGATTAAGAATAAGGGTTCAAGAAAGTGACCTTATGAAATCACTAGTTACGTCATTAGGAGCTACCCCTACAGCGATGGATCCAGCGGCTGTTATTCAAGCTCTAGCAGTAGGACAAATTGATGGTGCAGAAAATAACGTAGCTACCTATGTTTCCTCTTCTCAATATAATGTTGCCAAGTATTATACCTTTGATGAGCATTCAAGAGTACCAGATATATTAGTAGCAAGTAAAACGGTATTAGAAGGACTTTCAAAAGAAGATCAGGAAATAATAAAGCAAGCAGCAATAGAATCGTCAGATTTTCAAAGAAAAGAATGGAAAGCTAATGAAGACACTATGTATAAGAAGATGGAAGATGCAGGAGTCAAAATAACTAAACTTGACCAAGCAGCAAAGGAAGAGTTTAAAACGGCTGTAAAACCTGTTTATGATAAGTTTGGAGCAGACTTCACAGATTTAATCAAACAAATTGAAGCGACAAAATAGTTTAAAGAAGGCTAAACAAGAGGTATGTTTAGCCTCTTTTTCTTGTCTCTGTCCAACATTTTTAGGAGTAACTTAAATCAAGCATTTAAGAAAGAGAAAGCTAATGCCGGAATTAGAAATACAAAACCATGGTGCCAAGAAACTATCAGTAAGGACAGTAACAACTGGAGAAAGATCATTACAATAAGCTACTTTTTAGATGATAAGTATACTATTTGAAAGAAGTTTTGGGGTAATAGTTTTATTTGTAGGAGAAAAAATGTATATGAAAAAATTATCTATAATGTTTTAAGCTAGGTATACATATAAAATTTCTAATTGATAATACTAAACCAAGGCTGAAAATTTGAGAGGAGTACTTTATATGATGAAAAATAGTATAAAAAGAATAGCAATGATGTTAATCCTATTGAACTTAACAAATATAAATACTTTCATTGGTATAGAAAGATCTATTATGGTTTTTGGCAAGAATAATATAGGAAGTATAAAATCACAAGGAAGTTGCAAGTATATAAACTTAGATAAATCGAATAACAGCAATGAATATTATGAATCAAAGCTAACTATCCCAGTGCTCATAGGTATTAAGGATAAAAAACTTGAGAAGAGTATTAATGATTATTTTAAAGAAAAGATACGTTCCCTTGATAGAAATCTCTCGATGGAAGCGATGAAGGCAAGTAATTATTCAAAAAGCAACAAAATCCCTTTTAACAAGTATTATCTACAGACAGATGTACAAGTAAACTTATGTAATGACTATATTCTAAGCTACAATATAACATATTATCAATATAGTGGTGGAGCTCATGGAATAACTTATGTTGAAAGTGTAAATTTAGATTTAATTAATAGTAAGAAACTTAACTTGAAGGATATATTTAAGAAGGGTGTTGATTATAAAGCTCTAATAAATACAAGAATAAAAGAAGATATAAGTAAAACTCCAGAACTTTATTTCAAGGAAGAAAATCTGGGATTCAAAGGTATAAAGAACAATCAAGAGTTTTATTTAAATGATAAGGGACTTGTTATATATTTTTCATTATATGAGATTGCTCCTTATGTAGCAGGAATACCAGAATTTATGTTTAGTTATGCAGATTATGACTTGTATTTTAACTTGGCTAAGCCCATAGACAGAAACTACCTTTATATTTATAATTAATGTTAGGAATAAAGAAGCTAAAGGAGAAGAATTATGGAAGAAAATCAGATAGAATATGAATTAATAGAAAAAATAGAAATAAGAAATAGAAGCTATGCTATAATAGCAGAAAAAGGCAAAGAAGATGAAGCTTTTGTAATGAGAATTAAAGAAGTAAAAGGAGTCAAAGATTTAGTGCCTGTAAATGATGATAAAGAATTTGATGAAGTTATGAAAAAATATGAAGAAAAATTTATAGATGTTGATGATGCTGGTGATGAGGAAAAGTTAATAGAAGAAGATGAAGAAACAATAACAGAGATAGATGATTTAGCCGGTAATGAAAGATAAAAAACAATATATACATAATATGCCTCATGTGTTATTGCATGCGGCATATTCTTAATGGGAGTATGAAAAAATGGAGTATTTAATCGGAGCGCTTGTAGGATCTATAATTGGTTATATAACTAATTGGCTTGCAATAAAAATGCTGTTTAGACCTCATGAGGAAAAGAGGTTTCTAGGAATTAAGGTTCCTTTTACACCAGGACTTATTCCAAAGGAAAGAGAAAGAATAGCTAAAAGTGTTGGAGAAGCTGTAGGAACACATTTGTTGACAAAGGAACAATTAGTTGATCGCTTTACGAGTGATTCTATGGCAAAGGAAATAGATAATTGGTTAAAAAAAGAAATAAACCTTGCAGCAAGTAGTGAGAAAACTATAAAGGAAAAACTTCAAGAGTTTGTTAAAGATGAATATTCTTCATTAAAAGTGGCTTGCCAAAGTATGATATTTAATAAAATTTTAGCATACATAAGGACCAAAAAAACTAAAGAAAAAATAACTATATATATAGTAGGAAAAATTTCAGATATCTTAGAAAGAAATCCAAGGATTATAATTGAAAACTCAATATATATTAAATTAAAAGAAAAAATTGTTTTGGCTTTATCTGAGACAAAAGATAATAATCAAACATCAGGAATAACTGGAAAATTACTTCAAAGTATACTTAATCCTATAGTTACAGAGGATCGTCCTTTAAAAGAAGTAATGAAGGAAGGTATTGTTGATGGATTTAAGAATTTAATTATTAACAATAGTAAACCAATAGCTAAAGAATTAAAGAAAGCCCTTAATGAAGAAAGTACTAAGGAAGAAATAAAAAATTTAGTAAACAAGGTAATAGCTACACAATTAAATCCAATGGTCGCTATGTTTGTTAAGCCTGATAACATATCAGAAAAAGTTTATATATTTATAAATGAAGAATTAGAAAAAGATGAAAGTCAGATAAAAGTAGCTCAGTTTATATGCAAATTTTTGGATAAAGGAATTGAAATGTCACCAGCAAAAATTGCTTATCAAATAGATAAAAATCTATCAGAAAATACTAAAGAGACGGTAATAAAAAAGATAGAAAACATGTTATTATGTTCACAAAATGTTCAAATACTTGTTGATAATTTAGAAGAGATAATTGTTAAAAAGAATACGATAAAAGAGTTGTTTGGGGAGCAAAATGAAGAATTTATTTCTATTATAAATAGTGTTATTACCAATATGATAAGCACTGTTATTGAAAGTGTTGAAACAGAAGAAAAAGTTAGAGAAATTATAAATGAATTGATAAAAAATGCAGAAGAAATCAAACTTGGAGCTGTTATTAATAATAGCAGTAAAGAAGTAAGAGATTCAATGGTTCTTTATGGAACAGAATTTTTGATAACCCTTGTTAAAGAGAAAGGGGAAACAGCCTTAGAAACTGTTGACTTGGCCAAGATAGTTGAGGATAATATTAATTCTTTCGATGTAGATTATGCAGAAAAAATTATAATTGATATAGCACAAAAAGAACTCAATGCAATTACTTGGCTTGGTGCACTTTTAGGCGC is a window encoding:
- a CDS encoding DUF3892 domain-containing protein, producing the protein MSDKSKIIKVKKNTQGDIIYVMLENGNVYPINEIITMAKEHLIEGVNVAKSRNGREYLRSNPNDEEDDNLDNKPTFQ
- a CDS encoding methyl-accepting chemotaxis protein — protein: MSNGIKEKKTFRISIKQKLMGIFSIIILLMSAEVMLLVYNSMQTKNKYENVLEDINTANKIGDQITSVNKELLDVQFGSKKLSEAKYRETIEEIKAESKAILQSQGNDNSKISMYQIYKLMDSVSKSIDLTEASINANKKDEAIKNSQNVGDIVTYVKGYSQKYVLQAAKNSEILKEQIATEYRKASIVGSILFIFILGIAISSVALLSYSFIKPIEELKNKATEISKNNLMIDKVNVKTKDELYDLAGAFNNMVDNFKSIIHKINDATTNISSTSLELNNTSSQNGAVTEEISATSIEIVSSVNMQNEKVMDTVENLNKMFQVSQDINQSSIKILESANNSVAIADEGNKNISEFLSQLEIIKNSANDTSRITDNLNSRAKEMNSIVNTITSIASQTNLLALNAAIEAARAGESGRGFGVVAEEIRKLAEESNDSAEKIGKIVENFKFEADNINDKMNESITQISIGNDIAENTMKNFKNISEVNNSVERDVHEISIQIKDFIAMINDISNRMNEVNDISNSNYRSSSEISEAINQQAESMMSLIDLASELSNLAEGLDGTIKDFKL
- a CDS encoding TRAP transporter substrate-binding protein, producing MLKKVISISMLMIGILSFSGCSNKTEGNTYIDMIENKNTSVKTLFLAESQAPEYPTTKGDYEFARLVKEKTDGRINIQVVTNSELGSEKDTIAQTRMGAIDFTRVSATPLSNYSKIMTVLSLPYLYRDEDHLWAVLSSDIGQRAFNDIEKVGLVGLTYYDSGARSFYNNKKEIKSVADLSGLRIRVQESDLMKSLVTSLGATPTAMDPAAVIQALAVGQIDGAENNVATYVSSSQYNVAKYYTFDEHSRVPDILVASKTVLEGLSKEDQEIIKQAAIESSDFQRKEWKANEDTMYKKMEDAGVKITKLDQAAKEEFKTAVKPVYDKFGADFTDLIKQIEATK
- a CDS encoding DUF3298 and DUF4163 domain-containing protein yields the protein MMKNSIKRIAMMLILLNLTNINTFIGIERSIMVFGKNNIGSIKSQGSCKYINLDKSNNSNEYYESKLTIPVLIGIKDKKLEKSINDYFKEKIRSLDRNLSMEAMKASNYSKSNKIPFNKYYLQTDVQVNLCNDYILSYNITYYQYSGGAHGITYVESVNLDLINSKKLNLKDIFKKGVDYKALINTRIKEDISKTPELYFKEENLGFKGIKNNQEFYLNDKGLVIYFSLYEIAPYVAGIPEFMFSYADYDLYFNLAKPIDRNYLYIYN
- a CDS encoding DUF1292 domain-containing protein — its product is MEENQIEYELIEKIEIRNRSYAIIAEKGKEDEAFVMRIKEVKGVKDLVPVNDDKEFDEVMKKYEEKFIDVDDAGDEEKLIEEDEETITEIDDLAGNER
- a CDS encoding DUF445 domain-containing protein gives rise to the protein MEYLIGALVGSIIGYITNWLAIKMLFRPHEEKRFLGIKVPFTPGLIPKERERIAKSVGEAVGTHLLTKEQLVDRFTSDSMAKEIDNWLKKEINLAASSEKTIKEKLQEFVKDEYSSLKVACQSMIFNKILAYIRTKKTKEKITIYIVGKISDILERNPRIIIENSIYIKLKEKIVLALSETKDNNQTSGITGKLLQSILNPIVTEDRPLKEVMKEGIVDGFKNLIINNSKPIAKELKKALNEESTKEEIKNLVNKVIATQLNPMVAMFVKPDNISEKVYIFINEELEKDESQIKVAQFICKFLDKGIEMSPAKIAYQIDKNLSENTKETVIKKIENMLLCSQNVQILVDNLEEIIVKKNTIKELFGEQNEEFISIINSVITNMISTVIESVETEEKVREIINELIKNAEEIKLGAVINNSSKEVRDSMVLYGTEFLITLVKEKGETALETVDLAKIVEDNINSFDVDYAEKIIIDIAQKELNAITWLGALLGAIMGLLSPVINSFM